Sequence from the Kribbella aluminosa genome:
AGCGGTCGCCCATCGGGACGTACTGGGCGCCGCGTTCGCCGGTGTAGATCTGCTTCGGGCGGGCGATCTTCTGGTCGCTGTCGCCGAGCATCTCCAGCCATTGTGCCAGCCAGCCGGACGTCCGCGGGATCGCGAACAGCACGGTGAACATCTCCGGCGGGAACTGCAGCGCCTCGTAGATCAGGCCCGAGTAGAAGTCGACGTTCGGGTAGAGCTTGCGGGACACGAAGTACTCGTCCTCCAGCGCGATCTTCTCCAGCTCGACGGCGATCTTCAGCAGCGGGTTGATCCCGGTCACCTCGAACACGTCGTCGGCGGCCCTTCTTGATGATCTTCGCCCGCGGGTCGTAGTTCTTGTAGACCCGGTGGCCGAAGCCCATCAGCCGCTCTTCGCCGTTCTTCACGCCCTCGATGAACGCCGGCACGTTGTCGACGGTGCCGATCCGGCGGAGCATCTTCAGCACCGCCTCGTTGGCGCCGCCGTGCAGCGGTCCGTAAAGGGCGGCGATGCCGCCGGTGACCGCGCTGTACGGGTCGACCTGCGTCGAGCCGATCGCGCGAACCGCGTTGGTGGACGCGTTCTGCTCGTGGTCGGCGTGCAGGATGAACAGGATCTCCAGGGCCCGCACCAGCCGGTCGTCGGCGGCGTACTTCGGCTCGCTCATCTTGAACAGCATCGACAAGAAGTTGGCCGCGTAGCTGAGCTCGTTGTCCGGGTAGACGTACGGCTTGCCCTGCGCGTGCCGGAACGCGAACGCGCCCAGCGTCGGCATCTTCGCGATCAGCCGGCGGATCTGCAGCGCCCGCGACTCCTCGTTGAAGATCTCCCGCGACTCCGGGTAGAACGTGGACAGCGCGCCCACCGAGGCGAGCAGCATGCCCATCGGGTGCGCGTCGTACCGGAAGCCCTGCATGAAGGTCTTCAGGTTCTCGTGCACGAACGTGTGATACGTCACGTCGTGCGCCCAGGCCTCGTACTCCGCCTTGTTCGGCAGCGAGCCGTTCACCAGCAGGTACGCGACCTCGAGGTAGTTCGACTGCTCGGCGAGCTGCTCGATCGGGTACCCGCGGTACTCGAGGATGCCCTTGTCGCCGTCGATGAACGTGACGGAGGAACGGGTGGAGGCGGTGTTGACGAACCCCGGGTCGTAGGTGGCCAGGCCACCGTCGCCGTCGGTTGCACTGATCTGCTTGAGATCTGCGGCACGGATGGTGCCATCGGTGATGGCAAGGTCGAAGTCCTTGCCGGTCCGGTTGTCCCGGACGGTGAGCGACTGTTCGGTCACGATGCCCTCTTCGGAAGCTGGCGTCATCGCCTGGTTGAATGAGGGTAGATCAGCCGGCGGGACGCGGGTCTGGACTGCAATCTTCACCGCTAAACTAGTGCGGTCCTCAGCTCGTTCCAAGCCGGGGTCGGTTCGGCGGCGTTGGCTCACTTTGACCGCTGCGTGCCGTCGCCGGTATTCTGGGCTGCTGTTGTGCGTTTCAGGTCCAGTACAGGCTCATGTCTTGTCGGCCGACCGCTCGCCGACGTCCAGTTCTGTTCAACCTCTGAGAAACGAAGGTCAACGACCGTGCGCACGTACAGCCCGAAGCCTGCTGACGTCACCCGTGAGTGGCACGTGATCGACGCCACCGACGTCACGCTCGGTCGGCTCGCCGTCCAGATCGCAACCCTGCTGCGCGGCAAGCACAAGCCGACGTTCGCCCCGCATGTGGACGGTGGGGACTTCGTCGTCGTCGTCAACGCCTCCAAGGTGGCGCTGTCCGGCACCAAGCGGACCGACAAGCTTGCCTACCGCCACTCGGGTCACCCGGGTGGTCTGACCGCCACGCCGATCGGCGAGATCCTCGACAAGGACCCGCGCAAGGCCGTGGAGAAGGCCGTCTGGGGCATGCTCCCGAAGAACCGCCTGAGCCGGAAGCTGCTCACCAAGCTGAAGGTGTACGCCGGCCCGGAGCACCCGCACACGGCCCAGCAGCCGAAGCCGTTCGAGATCACCCAGATCGCCCAGTAAGCGATCGACGAACCAGGTAAACGAGGATTCACAGCGTGAGCGACATCACCACCGAGACCGAAGAGCTCGACACCGAGGTCCCCATCGACACCGAGGGCCCGGTCGCCTACACCTCCGAGACCAACCCGGCTCCGGAGCAGCGCGCCGAGACGGGTCGGGTCGCGGTCATCAACCCGGCCGGCGCCACTGGTCGCCGCAAGGAGGCCGTCGCCCGCGTGCGGATCGTCCCGGGCACCGGCAAGTGGAAGATCAACGGCAAGGACCTTGACGTCTACTTCCCGAACAAGGTGCACCAGCAGCACGTGAACGAGCCGTTCGTCGTCGCAGGCCTCGAGGGCTCGTACGACGTGATCGCCCGGATCAACGGCGGCGGCATCACCGGCCAGGCCGGTGCGCTGCAGCTCGGCGTGGCCCGCTGCCTGAACGCGGCGGACCTCGAGGCCAACCGCCCGGGTCTGAAGAAGGCCGGTCTGCTCACCCGCGACGCGCGGATCAAGGAGCGCAAGAAGGCCGGTCTCAAGAAGGCCCGTAAGGCGCCTCAGTACAGCAAGCGCTGATCACCTGATGGGGCGTTTGTTCGGCACGGACGGATTCCGTGGCCTGGCGAACGTGGACCTGACCGCGGAGCTGGCGCTCGACCTCTCGGTCGCGGCAGCTCACGTACTCGGCGAGGCCGGTGCCTTCGAAGGGCACCGGCCACGCGCCGTTGTGGGCCGGGATCCGCGTGCCAGTGGTGAGTTCCTGGAAGCCGCCGTGGTGGCCGGTCTGGCCAGCGCCGGCGTCGACGTCGTCCGGCTCGGCGTGCTGCCGACCCCGGCCGTCGCGTACCTGACCGGCTCGACCGGCGCCGACCTCGGCGTGATGCTGTCCGCCAGCCACAACCCGATGCCGGACAACGGCATCAAGTTCCTGGCCCGCGGTGGGATCAAGCTCGACGACGCGATCGAGGACGCCATCGAGGCCCAGATGGGCGAGGAGTGGCAGCGCCCGACCGGCGCGGACGTCGGCCGGGTGAACGACGACGGCCAGGGCTTCGGGACGTACGTCGCGCACCTGGTCCGCTCGGCGCCGAACCGGTTCGACGGGCTGAAGGTCGTCATCGACTGCGCGAACGGCGCCGCCTCGGAGACCGCTCCGGAGGCGCTCCGCCGGCTGGGCGCCGAGGTGATCACGGTCGGCGCCGCGCCGGACGGCCTGAACATCAACCTGAACTGCGGATCCACGCACATCGAGGGTCTGCAGCGCGAGGTGGTCGGGCACCGCGCCGACGTCGGCATCGCGCTCGACGGCGACGCCGACCGCTGCCTGGCGGTGGACGCGAACGGCGAGCTCGTCGACGGCGACCAGATCCTCGCCGTCCTGGCGCTGGCGATGCGGGACAGCGGCCGGCTGTCGAACGACACCGTGGTCGCGACCGTGATGAGCAACCTGGGCTTCGTCCAGGCGATGGTCCGGGAGCGGATCGCGGTCGAGCAGACCAAGGTCGGCGACCGGTACGTCCTGGAGGCGATGAAGGCCGGCGGCCACAAGCTCGGCGGCGAACAGTCCGGCCACGTCATCCTCTCCGACCACGCCACCACCGGCGACGGCACCCTCACGGCGATCAACCTGCTCGCCCGAGTAGCCCAAACCGGCAAGAGCCTGGCGGACCTGGCCGGGGCCATGACCCGCCTCCCCCAGGTCCTCGTCAACGTCAAGAACGTCGACAAAACCCGCGCCGGCACCGACCCGGCCGTCCAGATCGCCGTCACCGAGGCAACCACCCGCCTGGGAGACACCGGCCGAGTCCTGCTCCGCCCCTCCGGCACCGAGCCACTCGTCCGGGTCATGGTCGAAGCCGAGTCCTCGGACACCGCCCACGAAATCGCCCACACCCTGGCCGACGTGGTCGCCTCTTCCCTGAAGCTCTGAAATACACCAAGTGCGCCGGATCTCACCGGCGCACTTGCTGTTACGGCTGGCAGAGAGCCCGGGACTCAGGCCGCCTTTGCGGAATTTCTTCGTCGCCGGTTGCAGGATTTGTTCCGGTGAACCGCCCCTCCGGCTGGCGTTTTGCTCACGGCCGGAGTTCGGCGAGCCGCCGCTCAGGTGCTGGCGCGGCTTCGGCGAGCAGCTTCGTGTACTCGTGCTGAGGGTTCAGGATCACGGCGTCGGCGGGGCCTTGTTCGACCACCTGGCCGTCGTACAGGACCATGATTTCGTCGCTGAAGTGGCGGGCGGTGGCCAGGTCGTGGGTGATGTACAGGACGCCTAGGTTTTCCTCGCGTTGGAGGTTCGCGAGGAGGTTGAGGACTCCTAGGCGGATGGATACGTCCAGCATCGAGACCGGTTCGTCGGCGACGAGGATTGCTGGTTCCGGGGCGAGGGCTCGTGCGATTGCTACTCGTTGGCGTTGGCCGCCGGAGAGTTCGTGGGGCTTGCGGTGGGCGTAGTCCTCGTCGAGGCGGACTCGGCGGAGTAGTTCGAGGACGCGCTCGCCGACCTGGTCCTGGTTGAAGCCGGGGTGGTGGAGCTTCACGGGCCGGGCGAGGTGGTGGGCGATCGAGTGGTACGGGTTCAGCGAGGCGAAGGGGTCCTGGAAGACCATCTGGACGGCTTTGCGGTACGTCGCTGCCGCCGCGCCGCGGTACCGCATCGGCTTGCCGTCGACCAGGATCTGGCCGGAAGTCGGCCGCTCGAGCTGGAGGAGGAGCTTGGCGATCGTGGACTTGCCGGAGCCGGACTGGCCGACCAGCGCGATCGTCCGGCCGGGCTGCAGTTCGAAGCTGACCTGGTCGACCGCGCGCAGGCGTGTTGTCCGCAGCCCGTTGCGCAGCCGGTACTCCTTCACCACCTCACGCATCTCGAGCACACTCACACCTGCACCTCGCTTCGCTCGGCTCCGGTGCCGGCTGTTGATCGCTCGCTCACAGCGCCTCCTGGTCGGTCTCGTCCAGAGCGAGCTCGCCGCTGCGGACGAAGCTGCCGCGTTCGCCGGTGAGGCTGGGGAACGACGACAGCAATCGCTTCGTGTACGGGTGTTTGGGCTTCGTGTAGAGCGTGAGCGCGTCGTCGAGCTCGACGATCAGGCCGGCCCGCATCACCGCGATCCGGTCGCTGATCTCCAGCAGCAGCGGAAGGTCGTGGGTGATGAAGACGACCGCGAACCCGAGCTCGGACCGCAGCCGGGTGATCTCGCGGAGGATCTCCCGCTGTACGACGACGTCCAGGGCGGTGGTCGGCTCATCCATGATCAGTACCTGCGGTTCGAGCGCGAGCGCCATCGCGATCATCACGCGTTGCCGCATGCCGCCGGACAGCTCGTGCGGGTACGCGCGGAGCCGGTCGCGGTCGACGCCGACCAGTTCGAGGAGTTCGCCGCAGCGCTCCCGGCGGTCGGCCTTGCCGAGCTCCGGCCGGTGTGTGATGAAGACGTCCTCGAGCTGTTCGGAGATCCGCAGTACCGGGTTGAGCGAGTTCATCGCGCCCTGGAAGACCATCGCGATCTTGTCCCAGCGGAACGCGCGCAGGTCGTCGCCGGTCAGCGCCGACAGGTCGATGTCGTACCCCTCCCGGGACGAGAACAGCACCCGTCCGCCGGTGATCCGCGCCGGCGGCTTGAGCAGCCGGGTGATCGCGTACGCGAGGGTCGACTTTCCGCAACCGCTTTCCCCCGCGAGGCCGAGGATCTCGCCGCGCTCCAGGGTCAGCGACACGTCCCGGACGGCGTGCACGGTGGTCTCGGCCAGGTAGTCGATGCTCAGGTCCTCGATACTCAGGACCGCGTTCATGCCGGCACGCTCCACTGGTTGCGTTCGGCCCGGGTCTGCGAGCGCAGTTTCGGGTTGATGATCTCGTCGATCGAGAAGTTGATCAGCGACAGCGCCGCGCCGAACAGCGCGATCGCCAGCCCCGGCGGCGCGAACCACCACCAGGCGCCGAGCCGGAGCGCCAGCCCGTTCTGGGCGTAGAACAGCATCGTGCCCCAGGTGAACGAGCCGGACGCGCCGAGCCCGAGGAAGGACAGCCCGGCCTCGCCGAGGATGGCGAAGATCACCGCGAACACCACCTGTGAGGCGAGCAGCGGGACCAGGTTCGGCAGGATCTCGACCAGCAGGATCCGCCAGCGTTTCTCGCCGCCGATCCGTGCCGCCAGCACGTAGTCGCGGCTGCGCACGCTGAGCGTGAACCCGCGCAGTACCCGGGCGGACCCGGCCCAGCTGGTGATCGCGAGTACGGCGGCCACCAGCCAGATCGACTTGTTCGGTACGTAGCTGGAGATCACGATCACCAGCGGCAGCCCGGGGATCACCAGCATGATGTTGGTGAGCAGCGAGAACGCCTCGTCCGTCCAGCCGCCGACGAACGCGCCGACGACGCCGAAGAACGAGGACAGCAGCAGCGTGATCGCACCGACCACGACGCCGATGATCAGCGAGCCGCGGGTGGCGTACGCGAGCTGGGCGAAGACGTCCTGCCCGCTCTGCGTCGTACCGAGCAGGAAACCGTTCCCCGGCCCGGTCAGCCCGATGTCGCGGACCGTCGACGGATTGCCGACCAGCAGCGGGCCGAGCACGCCGAACAGGATGATCAGCCCGGCGATGCCCAGACCGACCGCCAGCTTGAGGGTCATCGGAGGCAGCCGGCGCCGGGACGGGGTCGCGACGGCGACCGCCCCTTCAGTAGTGACAGTCATGGAGCCCTTCCTCAGGACCGCGCACGCGTGCGGGGGTCGATGACGCCGTACAGGAGGTCGACGAGCAGGTTCGCGCCGAGGACGGCGAGCGTGATGATCAGGAAGACGCCCTGCATCAGCGCGTAGTCGTTGTTGCCGACGGCAAGCAGCAGCGCGGACCCGATCCCCGGGTAGGAGAACACCGCCTCGGTCACGATCGACCCGGCGACCACGAACCCGAGCGAGATCGCGAATCCGGAAACCGACGGCAGAATCGCGTTCCGGGCGACGTACCGGGACCGGATCCGGCGAGGCGTCAGGCCCTTCGCCTCCGCGGTCACGACGAAGTCCTCGGACAACGTCGAGACCATCATGTTCCGCATCCCGAGCATCCAGCCGCCGATCGACGAGATGACGATCGTCAGCGCGGGCAGCGCGCCGTGGTAGAGCACCGACTGCAGGAACGGCAGGCTCCAGCTGGGCGTCACGGAGTACACGTCGTACCCGCCGCTCAGCGGGAAGACCGGCCAGGTGCTGGCGAGCAGGAAGAGCAGTAACAGCGCCAGCCAGAAGTACGGGACCGACTGCAGCATCGTGGTGAACGGGATCAGGTTGTCGATCCAGGATCCGCGCCGCCAGCCGGCCGCGCGGCCGAGCAGGATCCCGATCGCGAACGAGATCACGGTCGCGATCCCGATCAGCCCGACGGTCCAGGGCAGCGTCTGCCCGATCACCTGGGAGACCGGCGCCGGGAAGTACGCGATCGACGTACCGAGGTCGCCGGTGACCAGGTGGTGCAGATAACGCCAGTACTGCGTCCAGAGGGACGAGCTGGTGTCCGTGCCGAGCAGCGCCTGGATCGCCGCCCGGGTCGTCGGCGTGACCGGGCCTTTCGTCGCGAGCTTGGACAGCATCAGGTCGACCGGATTCCCCGGCATCAGCCGGGGAATCAGGAAGTTCAGCGTCAGCGCCGCCCACAGCGCGACCACGTAGAAGGCGAGTTTCCGCAGCAGATAGCGCACGGCCGCGCCTCAGCCGGCGGCGGGCTTGATCGTCTTGAGGACGATGCCGGCGTCCCACGCCTTCCAGGCCGCGGGCAGAACGTACAGGTTGTCCTTGGTCGGCCAGCCGGTCGCGCGGGAGGTGTTGAACTCGGTGAGCATCGAGTTCACGTACACCGGGATGTACGGCAGCTGATCCGCGACGATGCCCTGGATCTTCGCGTACGCCGCCTTCTGCGCGGCCTGGTCCGTGGTCCCCGCGGCCGCCGTGAGAGCGGCGTCGACGGCCGGGTTCGAGAACCGGGACTGGTTACCGGCCGAGGCGCTCTTGCCGACCGGCGCGGTGTTCGTGGTGGCGAGCTTGCTGTCGTAGGTGAAGTACGGGTTCGTGGACGCACCGAGGCCGACCGAGTCCAGCGACAGCTGGAACTTGCCGTTGGTCTGCGCGGCGTTCCACTCGTTCCAGGACACCTGGCTGGGCTTGAGCTCGATGCCGATCGCGGCGAGCTGCTGCTTGAGGGTGTCGTTGATCAGGATGTAGTCGCTCCACCCGGTGACGGTCTGCACGGTCAGCGAGAGGCGTTTTCCGTCCTTCGTCCGTACGCCGTCACCGCCCTTCGTCCAGCCGGCCGCGTCGAGGGCCTTGTTCGCCGCGTCGGTGTCGGCGCTCTGCGGGAGCTTCGCCGTACCGGCGTCCGCGATCCAGTTGTCGTCGCGGCCCGGGAGCAGCATCGTCGGCGACCCGACACCCGCGACACCACCGCCGGCCAGCTTCGCCAGCTGCTCGCGGTTCATCGCCAGCGAGATCGCCTTGCGTACGGCGGGATCCGTCTGCGGGCCGGTGCAGCCGAGGGCGGGGTTCGAGCAGGTCACGATGACGGTCGTCATCACGGGCGTGTTCACGTAGGTCAGGTTCTTGCCGGACTTCATGATGTTGTCGATGCCCGGCAGGTACGCGCTAGCCCAGTCGACCTTGCCCGCGACGAGTGCGGCG
This genomic interval carries:
- the rplM gene encoding 50S ribosomal protein L13, with the protein product MRTYSPKPADVTREWHVIDATDVTLGRLAVQIATLLRGKHKPTFAPHVDGGDFVVVVNASKVALSGTKRTDKLAYRHSGHPGGLTATPIGEILDKDPRKAVEKAVWGMLPKNRLSRKLLTKLKVYAGPEHPHTAQQPKPFEITQIAQ
- the rpsI gene encoding 30S ribosomal protein S9 codes for the protein MSDITTETEELDTEVPIDTEGPVAYTSETNPAPEQRAETGRVAVINPAGATGRRKEAVARVRIVPGTGKWKINGKDLDVYFPNKVHQQHVNEPFVVAGLEGSYDVIARINGGGITGQAGALQLGVARCLNAADLEANRPGLKKAGLLTRDARIKERKKAGLKKARKAPQYSKR
- the glmM gene encoding phosphoglucosamine mutase, with the protein product MGRLFGTDGFRGLANVDLTAELALDLSVAAAHVLGEAGAFEGHRPRAVVGRDPRASGEFLEAAVVAGLASAGVDVVRLGVLPTPAVAYLTGSTGADLGVMLSASHNPMPDNGIKFLARGGIKLDDAIEDAIEAQMGEEWQRPTGADVGRVNDDGQGFGTYVAHLVRSAPNRFDGLKVVIDCANGAASETAPEALRRLGAEVITVGAAPDGLNINLNCGSTHIEGLQREVVGHRADVGIALDGDADRCLAVDANGELVDGDQILAVLALAMRDSGRLSNDTVVATVMSNLGFVQAMVRERIAVEQTKVGDRYVLEAMKAGGHKLGGEQSGHVILSDHATTGDGTLTAINLLARVAQTGKSLADLAGAMTRLPQVLVNVKNVDKTRAGTDPAVQIAVTEATTRLGDTGRVLLRPSGTEPLVRVMVEAESSDTAHEIAHTLADVVASSLKL
- a CDS encoding ABC transporter ATP-binding protein; protein product: MSVLEMREVVKEYRLRNGLRTTRLRAVDQVSFELQPGRTIALVGQSGSGKSTIAKLLLQLERPTSGQILVDGKPMRYRGAAAATYRKAVQMVFQDPFASLNPYHSIAHHLARPVKLHHPGFNQDQVGERVLELLRRVRLDEDYAHRKPHELSGGQRQRVAIARALAPEPAILVADEPVSMLDVSIRLGVLNLLANLQREENLGVLYITHDLATARHFSDEIMVLYDGQVVEQGPADAVILNPQHEYTKLLAEAAPAPERRLAELRP
- a CDS encoding ABC transporter ATP-binding protein, giving the protein MNAVLSIEDLSIDYLAETTVHAVRDVSLTLERGEILGLAGESGCGKSTLAYAITRLLKPPARITGGRVLFSSREGYDIDLSALTGDDLRAFRWDKIAMVFQGAMNSLNPVLRISEQLEDVFITHRPELGKADRRERCGELLELVGVDRDRLRAYPHELSGGMRQRVMIAMALALEPQVLIMDEPTTALDVVVQREILREITRLRSELGFAVVFITHDLPLLLEISDRIAVMRAGLIVELDDALTLYTKPKHPYTKRLLSSFPSLTGERGSFVRSGELALDETDQEAL
- a CDS encoding ABC transporter permease, yielding MTVTTEGAVAVATPSRRRLPPMTLKLAVGLGIAGLIILFGVLGPLLVGNPSTVRDIGLTGPGNGFLLGTTQSGQDVFAQLAYATRGSLIIGVVVGAITLLLSSFFGVVGAFVGGWTDEAFSLLTNIMLVIPGLPLVIVISSYVPNKSIWLVAAVLAITSWAGSARVLRGFTLSVRSRDYVLAARIGGEKRWRILLVEILPNLVPLLASQVVFAVIFAILGEAGLSFLGLGASGSFTWGTMLFYAQNGLALRLGAWWWFAPPGLAIALFGAALSLINFSIDEIINPKLRSQTRAERNQWSVPA
- a CDS encoding ABC transporter permease, with product MRYLLRKLAFYVVALWAALTLNFLIPRLMPGNPVDLMLSKLATKGPVTPTTRAAIQALLGTDTSSSLWTQYWRYLHHLVTGDLGTSIAYFPAPVSQVIGQTLPWTVGLIGIATVISFAIGILLGRAAGWRRGSWIDNLIPFTTMLQSVPYFWLALLLLFLLASTWPVFPLSGGYDVYSVTPSWSLPFLQSVLYHGALPALTIVISSIGGWMLGMRNMMVSTLSEDFVVTAEAKGLTPRRIRSRYVARNAILPSVSGFAISLGFVVAGSIVTEAVFSYPGIGSALLLAVGNNDYALMQGVFLIITLAVLGANLLVDLLYGVIDPRTRARS
- a CDS encoding ABC transporter substrate-binding protein, which codes for MSAAAVATVAALLLAACNGAATGNQGAAKDASITVAAGDITTENFNPFSSTALQPTLGVIYEPLYWYNFAKQSEPTPVLASGFSWNAAGTELTIKTRHDVKWNDGQPFTAKDVAFTFNLVAKTPALNPSGLAAIAKATSDDTAVLTFKSKSLMQEPAVLANQAIVPEHIWKDILDPTTNLNKDPVGTGPFKVKSYTPQSFVLTKNDQYWEAGKPTIKEVRYLPVTSADAASAALVAGKVDWASAYLPGIDNIMKSGKNLTYVNTPVMTTVIVTCSNPALGCTGPQTDPAVRKAISLAMNREQLAKLAGGGVAGVGSPTMLLPGRDDNWIADAGTAKLPQSADTDAANKALDAAGWTKGGDGVRTKDGKRLSLTVQTVTGWSDYILINDTLKQQLAAIGIELKPSQVSWNEWNAAQTNGKFQLSLDSVGLGASTNPYFTYDSKLATTNTAPVGKSASAGNQSRFSNPAVDAALTAAAGTTDQAAQKAAYAKIQGIVADQLPYIPVYVNSMLTEFNTSRATGWPTKDNLYVLPAAWKAWDAGIVLKTIKPAAG